A section of the Bifidobacterium sp. ESL0728 genome encodes:
- a CDS encoding MFS transporter, giving the protein MTNLLLAVIYLAFISLGLPDSLLGAAWPSMRPQMGVPLSWVGGISMIISGGTIVSALLSDRMTLRFGTGKLTAASVGLTAVALFGFSVAPNYWVLALIAIPYGLGAGGVDAALNNYVAIHYASRHMSWLHCMWGIGASVGPYIMGFALSNGQGWPWGYRYISIIQIVLTIIIVFSLPLWKNRNDVPATGSEQNEDKAPVDAVEAVSEAETEAAADTKAENKAEAEPKPVKPLGVRGVLAIRGAKEILVMFFCYCAIETTSGLWASSYMVGHDSISKVTAASLASLFYLGITAGRALSGFMTMKFDDPTMIRIGQAVLGLGIIVMLIPLPGHAATVVGLVLIGLGCAPIYPCVIHSTPAYFGVERSQAIVGVQMACAYAGSMIMPPVFGLIAQHISIALYPWYLLVLLVLMVVMHEMLRRKVGHQA; this is encoded by the coding sequence GTGACCAATCTGCTGCTGGCCGTCATCTATCTGGCGTTCATTTCACTGGGACTGCCAGATTCCCTGCTCGGTGCCGCGTGGCCGAGCATGCGCCCGCAGATGGGTGTGCCGCTTTCCTGGGTCGGCGGCATTTCGATGATCATTTCCGGCGGAACCATCGTCTCGGCCCTGCTTTCCGACCGCATGACTCTGCGGTTCGGCACCGGCAAACTGACTGCCGCCTCGGTCGGCTTGACCGCAGTGGCGCTTTTTGGTTTCTCCGTGGCACCCAACTACTGGGTGCTTGCGCTGATCGCGATTCCTTACGGCCTCGGTGCCGGAGGCGTGGATGCGGCCCTCAACAACTACGTGGCCATCCATTACGCGAGCCGACACATGAGCTGGCTGCACTGCATGTGGGGCATCGGAGCCTCGGTAGGCCCCTACATCATGGGATTCGCGCTTTCCAACGGTCAGGGCTGGCCATGGGGCTATCGTTACATTTCAATTATTCAGATTGTGCTCACCATCATCATCGTCTTCTCCCTGCCGTTGTGGAAAAACCGCAACGATGTGCCGGCGACAGGTTCCGAGCAGAACGAGGATAAAGCCCCGGTGGACGCGGTCGAGGCTGTTTCCGAGGCTGAGACTGAAGCTGCGGCCGACACCAAGGCCGAAAACAAAGCAGAGGCTGAGCCTAAGCCCGTCAAGCCGCTGGGCGTGCGCGGGGTGCTTGCCATCCGCGGCGCCAAAGAGATTCTGGTAATGTTCTTCTGCTATTGCGCCATCGAGACTACTTCGGGGCTCTGGGCGTCAAGCTACATGGTCGGTCACGACAGCATCAGCAAGGTCACCGCGGCAAGCCTCGCGAGCTTGTTCTATCTGGGCATTACCGCAGGTCGCGCGCTGAGCGGATTCATGACCATGAAGTTCGACGACCCGACAATGATTCGCATCGGTCAGGCCGTTCTGGGCCTGGGCATCATCGTCATGCTCATCCCATTGCCGGGGCATGCGGCCACTGTTGTCGGCTTGGTGCTGATCGGGCTGGGATGCGCACCGATCTATCCCTGCGTCATTCATTCCACCCCGGCCTATTTCGGTGTGGAGCGTTCGCAAGCGATTGTCGGGGTGCAGATGGCTTGCGCCTATGCCGGTTCCATGATCATGCCTCCCGTGTTCGGACTGATTGCGCAACATATCTCTATCGCCTTGTATCCGTGGTATCTGTTGGTGTTGCTGGTGCTTATGGTTGTCATGCACGAGATGCTGCGACGCAAGGTAGGTCATCAGGCCTGA